The sequence GCGAGCGCGTGCTCCTGGTGTCAAACAGCGGCGGTCAGTCCTTGAAGAACTTCACCGCCAGCACGACGGCCGCCGCGCCGGCGGGGACGATGGCGAGAATCTTCACCAGCTTCGCGATCCGGTGCTCGAGCACATTCACGCGATCAGCGAACAAAAGCATCATCCAGTGCCTCGCCCGGGTCTCGTGCGTGGAGTACGCGATGCGCCGCAGCAGGCCGGAGAGACCGTGCAGCGGCTGCGCCGTGCCGAAGACCGGCGTCATCGAGCGCAACTCCTGGCGATGCGTGAGGCCGCGGCGCGGCCGCATGTGCTCGATGTGCTCGGGCGCGGTCGGTGTGAGAGGCCGCGTCTCGTGCTCCATCGGCACGCCCGGCCGTTCATCGGCCGGAAGATCGGCTCCAGCCACGGACTTGTCGAGATGCTCGTGAAGCTGCCGCTGCCTGTCGGTCATGGAATCCTCCCTCGCTAGGCGGCGGGCGTGAGCACGCACTTCACGCAGCCGTCCCTCTTGTCCGAGAATGTCTTGTAAGCCTTGGGCGCCGCGGAGAGCGGGAAGCGGTGCGTGATGATCCCCTTCGCGTCGATGCGGCCCTCGCGGATGTGCTTCAGCAAGTGCGGCATGTAGCGGCGGACGTTGCACTGGTTCATCCGCAGCGTGATGCCCTTGTTCATCGCCGTGCCGATGTCCACGAGGTTCCAGGGCGGGCCGTAGACGCCGATGATCGACACGTTGCCGCCCTTGCGGACGGTCTGGATGGCCCAGTTGATGGCCACGGGGACGCCGGCCTGCATGAAGCTCATTCCGAGCACGCGGTGCAGCTTGCTGCCTTCCGCTTCCATTCCGACCGCGTCGATGGCGACGTCAGGACCGCGACCCTCGAACTGGTCCTTCAGGTAGCTGACGATGTCCGGGACCTTCTTGAAGTTCACCGTCTCCACGCCGGCGTAGCGGCGCGCGAAGTCGAGGCGGTAGTCGACGTGGTCGACGGCGACCACGCGGCCGGCGCCGAGGAGCCACGCCGACTTCATCGCGAACAGCCCCACCGGCCCGCAGCCGAAGACCACCACGGTCTCGCCGCCCTTGATCTCGCCCATCTCCGCGGCCTGGTAGCCGGTGGGAAGGATGTCGCTGAGGAAGAGCACTTCCTCCTCTTCCATGTCGTCGGGAATCTTCATCGGCCCGACGTCCGCGAACGGAACGCGCACGTATTCGGCCTGGCCGCCGTCGTAGCCGCCGGTCGTGTGCGAGTAGCCGAAGACGCCGCTGGCGACGTCGCTGTTCGGGTTCGTGTTCTCGCAATTGGCGGACAATCCGCGCGAGCAATAGAAGCAGATGCCGCAGGAGATGTTGAAGGGGACGACCACGCGGTCGCCGCGGCGCAGGTTCTTCACCGAGGAGCCGATCTCCTCGACCGTACCGGTGAATTCGTGCCCGAACGTGCAGCCTACGCGGGTGTCGGGCACGAGCCCGTGGAGCAGATGCAGGTCGGAGCCGCAGATCGCGCTGCGGGTCACCTTGAGGATGGCGTCGTTGGAGTGCTCGATCCGCGGGTCGGGCTTGCGGACGACCTTGACCTTGTTCGGTCCGAAATAGCTGAGCGCGCGCATGCGCAGAAAGTGCGGATCGGGGTCTGCTCCGGCAAACTGCTGGCATGCGCGCCCTTCCCACCCTGGTGCTCGTGGCGTCGTGCGCCTGCTCGTGCGCACACTCGGCGCGTGGGCCGTCCGCGCAGCCATGCGATGTCCTGCCCGTGAACGCGGCCGCGGCGCTGATGACGTTCGCGACGGATCCTGGCGGCGGCATTGCGCTGGGCGGCGAATCGGGCGGCCGCCTGCGCGCCGGAACCGCGGCGACCGATGCGCCCGGCGGATTCGTCCTTCGCGCAAACGGGGGCGGCGCAGTCCTCTGGATTCGTCCGATGGGCCCTGCTCGTCCCCTTGCGCTGACGATCGCGCCGGACGGCGGTACCGTCGTCGTCGGGCAGTCGCAGCGACACTGCATCGC is a genomic window of Deltaproteobacteria bacterium containing:
- a CDS encoding glutathione-dependent formaldehyde dehydrogenase translates to MRALSYFGPNKVKVVRKPDPRIEHSNDAILKVTRSAICGSDLHLLHGLVPDTRVGCTFGHEFTGTVEEIGSSVKNLRRGDRVVVPFNISCGICFYCSRGLSANCENTNPNSDVASGVFGYSHTTGGYDGGQAEYVRVPFADVGPMKIPDDMEEEEVLFLSDILPTGYQAAEMGEIKGGETVVVFGCGPVGLFAMKSAWLLGAGRVVAVDHVDYRLDFARRYAGVETVNFKKVPDIVSYLKDQFEGRGPDVAIDAVGMEAEGSKLHRVLGMSFMQAGVPVAINWAIQTVRKGGNVSIIGVYGPPWNLVDIGTAMNKGITLRMNQCNVRRYMPHLLKHIREGRIDAKGIITHRFPLSAAPKAYKTFSDKRDGCVKCVLTPAA